Genomic DNA from bacterium:
TTGAGCATAAACGATTACTACGATGATTCACTCGAAGAGATCCTTGATAAGTATGATAATTTATTGGAAAACTCACAAGGCGAAATTACTCTCGCTTCTTTATTTAAGATAGCAAAAGATCACGGTTATGAATATCCAGATTTGGGTTATGAGATTCCCATTCAAGAAATAGACTTTGCTGATGAACTTATTTCACAATTTGAATTTGATGATAAAAGAGATCCGAATAAGCTACTTGGTCTACCGCTAACTAAATTCAATACATTAGCAAATAATATTGATGGTATTCAGCCAGGTTTTTATTTTCTTGGTGCTGAATCGAATGTCGGTAAGACAGCACTTCTTACTAATCTTGCTTTAGATGTTCTGGATACAAACTCGGATGCTACTGTTCTATATTTCTCACTCGATGATTCAAGATTATATACAACTTACAGATGCCTGAGCATCCTTACAGGTTTTCATATCAACAGCGTTCGTAAACCTAATGTAAAGCATACAGATTTTCAGACACTTCAGGCGCAGAGAAATGTATTTCTGAAATATGTGAAGAATGAAAGGCTGATACTTAAGGATCTATCAGAGGTCTATCATATGGATCATCTGATGAAATTCATCGAGGCTTATCAGGATAGGGAAAACTTAGTTGTGTTTGTCGATGGACTTTATAATATGGAAGTTGATGCAGGTAAGAATGAAGGAATCAGAGTCCAGAATATAGAGAAGGCTAATAAAATAAAACTGATTACGGATAAATATGGAATACCACTTATCGCAACTGGTGATCTTCGTAAGAAGTTAAAAGGAGAAAGCAAGAAGACTAAACCAACTATGCACGATCTGATGGAAACAGGTAGATATGCTTACAATGCTAATGTTATTTGGCTTTTATATCCGTTAGACCATAAAGAGATGAACGAAACTGATATGATTCTTGAACTTGAATTCGCAAAAAACAAGCTGTCAGATTTCAAGGGTATTCAGCATCTTGATTTCTTTAGATCTACTGGTAAGATGAAAGAAGTAAATGTAAATGTAATTTCAAAGAACAAGGTTCTTATTACAGCCCCAAACAGTGGGGGTGAACTTGAGTGAAAGAATCTGCAATAATTGATCGAACATCACTGGGAGAATTGCTTCCAATATTTATGAACAGAGGAATATTCACAAATTATAAAGCTCTGCCTGAAAAGGCAGGGCTTATTGATTGTGAGTGTAATAGACTTGGAATCACTGAACTACCACTGGAACGGGAAAGAGAATTGCTTTCAGAAATTGGGATGTATAAAACAAATAATTATGTTGTTAGAGATTACGGAGACTATGCAATAGCGTTTTGTTCAAAGATGTATATTGATTACCTGGAAGAAACCGAAACAAGAATCGAAGATGAATTGCTAAGAAATGAATACACTGAGGAAAAAATTCACTCTGCTCTTGAAAAGATTAAACTTTATAAACTCGGGCACAGACTTGCCCTAGTCATACTTTGCGAAGCTTATAAGCAGAGAAGATTACAAGGGGTATACATAACTAAACAAAAAATTCTGGATTATCTGGGATATTCTTCTCAAGAGAAACACATTTACCAAGATATATCTGATGCGATGTTTTCTCTTGCCTGGCTTACATACCAGATCTTTGAGTACAGGACTAAAATTAAGGTTGAAGAGGAAGCAAAAACTATTGGCAATTTTATCTACAATATTAGAGAGGATACGAAATCATATACCTTGTCTATTAACTCACTTTTCTTTGGTTGTGTGGAACACTTAATAGTTGATAAGAAATATTCAAGAGAAGAAAGGAGAGAGCTATTTGCCAGAGGTTTTATTCATTACCCCACTCTACTTTTACAGGCATCCAAAAATTATTCTTCAGCCAGCTATCTTCTTAGCAATTTTCTGGTATCAGAAAAGGGAAATCCTCACTTGAATGGAAATGGATTTAAGGTTATTGCATTCAAAGTATCAAGATTTATGGAGGTAATGGACATTAAGCACTCCAGAACTGCCAACAGAAAGGCAAGTTTTATGAATGAACTACAAAGTGTGGACATCATTGAAAAGACTAGCCCGACAATCGAAGAACTTAACAATCTCACTCCTCGGAAGTTGGAGAATCAGATGCTATATATATCTGTGAGTAGCTCGATGAAACATCTTAATCAAAAAATAAAAAGTGCTCTTTAGGGTGTCAAAATTAGTAAAAAAGTGTTCTTTAGGGTGTCAAATGGTATTCTTTTGGATGCTAAAATATTCTGTAAGTCATTGTATTTAAAGGACTTAAAAATACTAATAGATCTAAAAGATCTTAATAAGTAAATCCCACTCTGCTTACGCGGCGTGGGATTACCCTTGAAACGAAAATCGAAATATTGCACTATGTTAAAATATATCTATACCATAGCTACCCTACTCGACTACAAATCAGAAGTAAGAAATAAATATTCACCAGAGACGATTATCTCTGCTTTGTTTAACGGTAATCTTACTGAAATGGATTGGATACTAACTCTCTCTGAGCTAGAGTTAGTATACGGATTTGAAATACCAGATGAATTATTCGACCGAACAGATATTACACTTGGTGAATTTGCTAATGAACTTTCTGAATTACCGGTAATATCAGCAGAAGCATATCCTGAATTTCTGGAAATAAAGTTTCAGGTAATGGATCTCACGAAAAGGTATATTGAGTTGGAAACTAGAACAGATACAGATTCAATTCGTGAAAAGAAAGAGATAAGTAAAGCATTTGACGAACTTACTATTGAGTTTAATGCTCTCCTGGAATATGAAAGTAAAAATTATTTAATGAATTAGATTCGATCATAATTACACACGCTCTGAATTCAAGAGTTTTTGCCACTTCTTCAGGTTTAAATAAATAAGATTTTTAATAATTTTAGTTTTCATTTCTTGATTAATTGAAAGGGAACAAATGAAAACTATTAAGAGAACAAGAATCGAGTTATTTATACCGTTCATCAGGGGTGGAGTCTCGAAAGAAGTTCTAAATGATTTAATTCAAATTGCTGGTGTATTTTTTAAAGGCTGCACCGTAATAGACAACGTAATTGGATATTATAGGTCTGACGAGCCTCTTGCATCAACAAAGGATAGAATAACAATCTTGATATTTGACGTGAAGTATACAATTAAAAAAGATGGAAAGTATATCAAGAAACTGATCAAAACCTTTTCAGATTTTATCAATAATCAATTTGGCGAGGATGTCATTTACTATTCCTATTATAGTGTTAATTCACCAAATTTTTAATAGTAATTTAAAACACACTTTGCGTAGCTAGTTTGAGTTTACTATTTAACTAAAAGACCTTTTTGAGTTTTCATTCTAAAAAAATCATATGTTCTTGCTGACGAAATATCACGTAAATATTCAAGGTCGGACCCATTGAATTTAGCTTTAGGTGAAAATTTATATTGATGAGGAAAATTTTTACTAATATCAGTTTTTACAAATTCAACTTCCACAAGGAATCCAAATTCAGGTTGATATTGATCTTGACTTTGTTCATCCGAGTAATAGTTAAGTAAGCCTTCGTCTATGTAAAGAAGTTTCTTACCAAATGATGTATAAATAGGTTTATTGTTTCCCAAATCATTAATATCATTCAAGGTTGTTTTATCAGGAACCCCTTTGCGATATTTTAGATGACCAGTTATTTCTGGTAGCCAAAAAAATTTAAGATTTATAATTTTCATTTTATTAAAATATATTGCTTATCTAATAGTTCAAACTCAATCTTGCGGGTTACCGGTACCTTTAAGCACCCCCTGTCAAATATGACATTGACCAATCGAGATTATTTTAAACCTAGGTAAAACTTTTTTTATTTTTCTGGTATAAAAGCCCATTCTGATTTTTTTTGTTCTTTAAATATTTAAGCTATAAAGAGCCAATGGGCTCTCTATATAATATCAGATTTATTTACCTCTGAGTCTTCGAAAGATTACAACTGTTATTAGTTCAAGGGCTATTCTACTTGCCAGCTTTGCGATTTCTGTTACCTTTTTTCTGTTGATTCTCATTGCGTTTCAATTCCTTTCCATTTAGTTCTTCTTTTAATATTTCAATAATTGCTTCTGTCAGGCGCATTGCTATCCGTATCATCTGTTTACTTTCCATTTTATCCTCCGTTTCTTAAAAATTTTTAACTTAAAAATCCTCAACCGCTATTGCGATTAAGGATAAGCGAATTCTTCCAGACGAAAATATTCCAGGAACATTTGTTTCAGTTTGTTGATGATGGTTCTTACGACGTGATATGTGGTGTGAAGGATATCAGCAATGTCTTTCGCTTTGTATCCTTGAATCAGATGGGTCAGTATGGTATGCTCCTGAGTGCTTAAAGTTTCCTGCCAGTCTTTGAAATCCACGTTGAATGAAAATTGTTCTTCTACAGATTCCCTGCTTTTAGGTTTACTCGTCATCCAATCATCGAACTCAACAATTTCTGTATCAACATCCGGTCGCCTTCTGTAGAATGATAGAGCATCAAGAGTTGATGTTCCGCCAAATCCCTTTTTACAAAAACTTCTTTGATCAACTTCCTTTGCTCGTTGAGTGATGAAACACTTGTAATCCTGTTTCTTAATTTCTTTCTCCGCAGCAGTATCGCGAACAAACTTCTCGTACGACTGACAAACTAGTTCCTGCACTTTATCTTTACGTCTGGGATCATATCGCATCACTGCCCAATAAGCCTGATCAGCTACTATTGGATATAGCTCTTCCCAGGACAAATAATTCCTCCTGTGTTAGTTAAAGATTATCTAATAATCTTATACCGAAAAGTGAGGCTAATTCCCGATTAGGTTTTGTTATTATTGTCTTAACTCTAGGTAACTTTGTCTTAGCTTGTCATTAAGGCAGGTAATTCCGACATAGCTAACTATTTGAGATGTAAATACTTAACCCAATTTCAAGTTTCAAAAAGGCACAAAAATTGATAAAAAATAGCCAGCAATACCAATTTATTTGGTTAAAAGTTCTTATAAATTGTGTGTGCCTACTAAAACCCCATATATAAGGAATATAACAATGGGTTTTTTTAGTAAGAAACGCTCCTCCAGCAATGGACCGAGACGCAGTTCCACTCAGCGGAACGAAAGCCTCCTTAATAAACTTAAGGTTGAACTTTCCAAAGTTGATCGCTTGGACTCTAAAATCTCTAATATTGATAAGCAGGTTGCTGCAATCCCTAAAGAGAAGTTCACGCGTGCAAAAAAAGAATTGCTATCAGCTCGTAAATTGAATTTGGTTGGACAACGTGACGAGTTGCTCGTTAAGGTGGACGGTCTCAAAGCCGCCATTGAGCAAAGCAATCAAAAAAATCTCGCAATTGTTCAATCCAAATTTGGAAGGAAGAGCAAGTAGTAAGAAACTCAAGTTAAAAAGAGTATAACATTTTAACACTGAGCCGGAAGCAATTCCGGCTTCGGTGTTTTAAAGCTCGCCGATAATATTTCAATTAAAAACCCTTCACATAGATAAGACAATTCTTTATTTTTACTTATAAAATTTAAGACACGCATTGTTACATTTCGATTACGGACCTTTCTTAGAGATGAGTTGGTGAGAAAATTCATTAAAAAAACGAATTTACTCTCTTAATTCTTTTTCATAGGTAACATTATGGAAGAAAACAATAACGAACTTAGTATTGAACAAACCACAGCGGAATTAGATGAAGTAGTTGAAAGCAACAAACGTAACGTATTTACTGATCAGGGTGATCCGGAGGTTACCTC
This window encodes:
- a CDS encoding sigma-70 family RNA polymerase sigma factor yields the protein MSWEELYPIVADQAYWAVMRYDPRRKDKVQELVCQSYEKFVRDTAAEKEIKKQDYKCFITQRAKEVDQRSFCKKGFGGTSTLDALSFYRRRPDVDTEIVEFDDWMTSKPKSRESVEEQFSFNVDFKDWQETLSTQEHTILTHLIQGYKAKDIADILHTTYHVVRTIINKLKQMFLEYFRLEEFAYP